The sequence below is a genomic window from Deinococcus terrestris.
GGTGGAGGGGTAGTCGCGGGTCATCTCCGCGAGGACAGCCTCGCTGGACACCAGCCGGGCCTCGCGCACGCCGGGAAGCCCCTCGACCTGCCCCAGCAGGGCCGCCCCGTTCGCGCCGCTCTCCAGAAAGGCCGCGACCTCCACCTGCGATTCCAGCCCTTCCAGGGTGCGGTTCACGTTCAGCGTGAGCAGCAGCACGCCGCCCAGCATCAGCAGCGTCAGGGTCATGGTGGTCAGCGTGCCCAGCGTGGCGGTGAGGTTGCCGCGCATGGCGAGCAGGGCCTGGCGGAAGTGGTAGGTCATGGGCAGCCCCTCACAGCGCGTACCCCCCCGCCGGATCGTCCCGCACCAGCCGCCCCTGGCGCAGGGTCAGCGTGCGGTGACGGAAGGTCTCCACCAGGTCGCGGGCGTGGGTGGCGAGAACCACCGTGGTGCCGCGCAGGTTGACGTGTTGCAGCACCCGCAGCACCTCGCGGGCGTGGTCGGGGTCGAGGTTGCCGGTCGGTTCGTCGGCGAGCAGCAGCGGCGGGTCGGCGACGATGGCGCGGGCGATGGCGACCCGCTGCTGCTCGCCCTGCGAGAGCTGCACCGGGTGAGCGTCGGCGCGGCCCTCCAGCCCCACCGTCCGCAGCGCCGTGCCCACGCGGGCGGGCCACTCGCGGGCCGGAACGCCGGTCACGCGTAGGGTAAAGGCCACGTTGTCGTAGGCGCTGAGGTGCTCGAGCAGCAGGTTGTCCTGAAAGACGGTCCCGATGCGGCGGCGCAGCAGCGCGGTGCGGCGGCCCCGGTAGCGCGAGAGCGGCTCCCCGGCGACCTGCACCTCGCCCCGGCTGGGCAGCGCCCGCTTGATCACCAGATTCATGAAGCTGCTCTTGCCCGCGCCCGAGTGCCCCACGAGGTACACGAACTCGCCCTTGTGGACGCGGACATTCAGGTCGTCGAGGGCCAGCGCCCCGCTCGCCGGGTAGGCGAGGCTCACGTTGCGGAAGACGATCACGCGCCGCAGCCTCCGGGAGCGCGGCCACGGGGAAAGGTGGGCAAGTTGGTCATGCTCGCGGCCCAGCATAGCCCAGCCTGTCCCCACGCGGAAAAGTCCCCCTGGAGGGCCAATGGGTGAGGTCGCCCTCAAACCGCCTTCACACGGCGCACTATCCTGCGCGGGTGAACCGGAAACGCATGATGCTGGTGGCGGGGTCCCTCGCCGCGACCGCTGCCGTCGGCTACGCGCAGCTCGGCGGCTATACCCAGGCCGACCTCACCCGCACGGACACGGGCCGGGCCTTCTTGCAGGTGCTGGGTGAACTCCAGCGCTCGTACCTGTACCCCATCGACCAGGAAAAGGTGCTGCGCGGCGCGATTAACGGGGCGCTCGGCAGCCTGGACGACGAATTTACTTACTACTCCGAGCCCGCCGACACCGCCATCGACGCCCAGAACCTCCAGGGCGAGTTCGGCGGCATCGGCGTGACGCTGACCGCCGCCAACCCCGACGGCACCGGCGGCAAGATCGAGAACGTGTACAAGGGTCAGGCCGCTGCCGACAACGGCGTGCAGATCGGGGACGTGTTCGTCAAAATTGGGGACACCGACGTGATGACCGCCAAGCTCAATGAGATCGTGCGGTTGGTGCGTGGCCCCGTGAACAGCACGGTCAATGTGACCTTTGCCCGCAACGGCAAGCCCTACACGGTCAAGATGGAACGCCGTAAGGTGACCATCGTGGACGTGGAGCAGACCATCCTGCCCGGCAACATCGGCTATATCGCCCTGAACACCTTCTACAACGAGAAGGTCAGCGACCAGTTCCGCGCGGCCATCGCCTCCATGAAGGCCAAAGGCGTGCAGAAGCTGATTCTGGATATGCGCAACAACGGCGGCGGCCTGCTCAACGCGGGCGTGGACGTGGCCGACCAGTTCCTGGGGTCGGGCAACATCGTGAGCCTCAAGGACCGCTCGGGCCGCGCCCAGGTGTATGGCCGCGCCGCCAACCGCCCGACCGATTACACCGGCAAGCTCGTCGTGCTGGTCAACAAGAACAGCGCCAGCGCGAGCGAGGTCGTGGCGGGCGCCCTGCAAGACATGAAGCGGGCGACCGTGATCGGGGAGCAGACCTTCGGCAAGGGGGTGGCGCAGATCCCGGTGGACACGGTGGACGGTGGCAAGGTCGCCATCGTGAACAGCGCGTGGCTGACCCCCTCGGGCCGCGAGATTCACAAAAAGGGCATCACGCCCGACATCGCCGTCAAGGACACCCTGAACGCCACCCCCTTCAACTTCAGCGGCAGCGGCCTGGCCCCGGACGCCAAGGTCACCCTGACCGTGGAGGGCAAGCCCGTGACCGTCACCGCCGACAAGGACGGCAAGTTCACCTACACCGCCGAGGTCAAGCGTCCGGTGCGCTCTGCCGTGCAGGGCGAGGCGA
It includes:
- a CDS encoding S41 family peptidase, which gives rise to MNRKRMMLVAGSLAATAAVGYAQLGGYTQADLTRTDTGRAFLQVLGELQRSYLYPIDQEKVLRGAINGALGSLDDEFTYYSEPADTAIDAQNLQGEFGGIGVTLTAANPDGTGGKIENVYKGQAAADNGVQIGDVFVKIGDTDVMTAKLNEIVRLVRGPVNSTVNVTFARNGKPYTVKMERRKVTIVDVEQTILPGNIGYIALNTFYNEKVSDQFRAAIASMKAKGVQKLILDMRNNGGGLLNAGVDVADQFLGSGNIVSLKDRSGRAQVYGRAANRPTDYTGKLVVLVNKNSASASEVVAGALQDMKRATVIGEQTFGKGVAQIPVDTVDGGKVAIVNSAWLTPSGREIHKKGITPDIAVKDTLNATPFNFSGSGLAPDAKVTLTVEGKPVTVTADKDGKFTYTAEVKRPVRSAVQGEATVDLAGDAILRRAVETLR
- the ftsE gene encoding cell division ATP-binding protein FtsE gives rise to the protein MIVFRNVSLAYPASGALALDDLNVRVHKGEFVYLVGHSGAGKSSFMNLVIKRALPSRGEVQVAGEPLSRYRGRRTALLRRRIGTVFQDNLLLEHLSAYDNVAFTLRVTGVPAREWPARVGTALRTVGLEGRADAHPVQLSQGEQQRVAIARAIVADPPLLLADEPTGNLDPDHAREVLRVLQHVNLRGTTVVLATHARDLVETFRHRTLTLRQGRLVRDDPAGGYAL